In Methylomonas sp. ZR1, one DNA window encodes the following:
- the ftsY gene encoding signal recognition particle-docking protein FtsY, which produces MFRKLTLCCALLALLVIIVGAYVRLTHAGLGCPDWPGCYGKAFVSDSAEFKADAAAVFPQYALDTAKAWKEMAHRYLAGGLALLVLVWFGLAWREKPRSPAVMLTTLVLLLIAGQAGLGMWTVTSGTRPGVVTAHLLLGFFTFWTLGWSYLRLNPAAEARPVRSGPILFTGLAILVLLAQIVLGGWVSSNYAGLACSDFPRCNGEWLPGGNYLSILDLFRDSGLSADAKMAIQALHRVLAAFTFLVLSALMLSATSERHPKPVRLAGNILSMLLLLQIALGIFSVKYQLPLALAVAHNAVAALLMLPLLGILFYSRYRTGTEDESVAFEASETVATEQVPAEVTQVSSEDSLYLRLTTQLKKTRTGLGGVLSSLAFGQKALTKELLADIEAQLLMADLGIETTTQLIKQLTDSLERDQLSDGQLLSQTLKQNLLAMLEPCSLPLQIPKQDGPFVILVVGVNGAGKTTSIGKLAKRLQQQGHSVMLAAGDTFRAAAVEQLQTWGERNDIQVVAQHTGADSASVIFDALQSAKAKGVDVLIADTAGRLHTKSNLMDELKKIKRIMGKLDESAPHEVLLILDAGTGQNALSQAKLFNEAVELTGIALTKLDGTAKGGIIFALANQLHIPIRFIGVGEQIDDLQDFNAQTFVDALFVQE; this is translated from the coding sequence ATGTTCAGAAAACTAACTCTGTGCTGCGCGTTGTTGGCGCTGCTAGTCATCATCGTCGGCGCGTATGTGCGCTTAACCCACGCCGGCTTGGGTTGCCCGGACTGGCCTGGCTGTTACGGCAAGGCTTTCGTCAGTGACAGCGCGGAATTTAAAGCCGATGCGGCTGCTGTCTTTCCGCAGTATGCCTTGGATACCGCAAAAGCTTGGAAAGAAATGGCCCACCGCTATTTGGCTGGCGGCTTGGCGCTATTGGTGTTGGTTTGGTTTGGATTGGCGTGGAGGGAAAAACCGCGTTCGCCTGCAGTCATGCTGACCACTCTGGTATTGCTGTTGATAGCCGGGCAAGCCGGTTTGGGCATGTGGACGGTGACATCCGGCACGCGACCCGGCGTCGTAACAGCGCATCTGTTGTTGGGTTTTTTTACGTTTTGGACTTTAGGTTGGAGCTATTTGCGGCTTAATCCGGCTGCCGAAGCAAGGCCGGTTCGTTCCGGCCCCATCCTATTTACCGGTTTGGCGATACTGGTCTTGCTTGCGCAGATTGTGCTGGGCGGGTGGGTCAGTAGCAACTATGCCGGCCTAGCGTGTAGCGATTTTCCGCGTTGTAACGGCGAATGGTTACCGGGCGGCAATTATCTGAGTATTTTGGATCTGTTTAGGGACAGCGGTCTTTCCGCCGATGCGAAAATGGCGATACAGGCATTGCATCGCGTTTTGGCTGCTTTCACTTTCCTGGTGCTCAGCGCTTTGATGTTGTCCGCAACTTCGGAACGCCATCCAAAACCGGTGCGGTTGGCGGGAAATATCCTCAGTATGCTGTTATTACTGCAGATCGCACTAGGGATTTTTAGCGTCAAGTACCAGCTGCCTCTGGCGTTGGCCGTTGCGCATAATGCGGTCGCTGCGTTGCTGATGTTGCCGTTGCTGGGGATTCTATTTTACAGCCGTTATCGCACGGGAACCGAGGACGAAAGTGTAGCCTTCGAAGCCTCTGAGACTGTTGCAACCGAACAGGTGCCCGCGGAAGTAACTCAGGTTAGCAGCGAAGATTCTTTATATTTGCGTTTAACCACTCAGCTGAAAAAAACCAGAACCGGCCTGGGCGGGGTACTGAGCAGCTTGGCATTCGGGCAAAAGGCGCTGACCAAGGAGTTATTGGCCGACATTGAAGCCCAATTATTGATGGCCGACTTGGGCATCGAAACCACCACGCAATTGATTAAACAGCTGACCGATAGTTTGGAGCGCGATCAACTCAGCGACGGCCAATTATTGAGCCAAACCTTGAAGCAAAATTTATTAGCGATGCTGGAACCTTGCAGCCTGCCGTTGCAAATTCCCAAACAAGATGGGCCGTTCGTAATTTTGGTGGTGGGTGTTAACGGTGCCGGCAAGACAACTTCGATCGGTAAACTGGCTAAACGCTTGCAGCAACAAGGCCATAGCGTCATGTTGGCGGCGGGCGATACTTTCAGGGCCGCCGCAGTCGAGCAATTGCAAACCTGGGGCGAGCGCAACGATATTCAAGTCGTGGCACAGCATACCGGCGCCGATTCCGCATCGGTGATTTTCGATGCCTTACAGTCAGCCAAAGCCAAAGGGGTGGATGTATTGATCGCCGATACCGCCGGACGTTTGCATACCAAGTCCAACTTGATGGACGAATTGAAAAAAATCAAACGGATCATGGGCAAACTGGACGAGTCAGCCCCGCACGAGGTATTGCTGATACTGGATGCGGGCACCGGGCAAAATGCTTTGTCGCAAGCTAAACTATTCAACGAAGCGGTAGAACTGACCGGCATTGCCTTGACCAAGCTGGACGGCACCGCCAAGGGTGGCATTATATTCGCGCTGGCTAATCAACTGCATATTCCGATTCGTTTTATCGGTGTGGGCGAGCAGATTGACGATTTGCAGGATTTCAATG
- a CDS encoding SURF1 family protein produces MIKFSMRGIEFRCSLLALSGYLLLFGLLCGLGVWQLGRGEQKSVLLAQQQDAVNAEALDLTPQTGIDKDVLRYRPVLVTGHYDINHQVLIDNQTLNGKPGYLVLTPFLPDSGQPGILVNRGWIPLGASREVLPDIGISTVTQQVRGRINRFPEPGLKLKGAEIPGETWPVRVQVIDGQLLADRLGYALADYQIELDSAQPDGYQRQWKIAVAIPPEKHRAYAVQWFGLALTLTALFIWISSRKIHRG; encoded by the coding sequence ATGATCAAATTTAGTATGCGGGGTATCGAATTCCGTTGTTCATTACTCGCCTTAAGCGGATACCTGCTGTTATTCGGTTTGTTGTGCGGTTTGGGGGTTTGGCAATTGGGACGCGGCGAACAGAAGTCGGTTTTACTGGCGCAACAGCAAGATGCTGTCAATGCGGAAGCCTTGGATTTAACGCCTCAAACCGGAATAGATAAGGATGTTTTGCGCTATCGGCCGGTTTTAGTGACTGGGCACTACGATATTAACCATCAGGTTTTGATCGATAACCAAACGCTAAACGGCAAACCCGGCTACCTGGTTTTAACGCCGTTTTTGCCCGATAGCGGTCAGCCTGGCATATTAGTGAACCGTGGTTGGATTCCGTTAGGCGCTTCCCGCGAAGTTTTGCCGGACATTGGTATCAGCACTGTGACGCAGCAAGTACGTGGCAGAATTAACCGTTTTCCTGAGCCAGGTCTGAAATTAAAAGGTGCGGAAATTCCGGGGGAAACTTGGCCGGTCAGAGTACAAGTAATAGATGGCCAACTCTTGGCGGATAGGTTGGGATATGCGTTGGCCGATTATCAGATCGAACTCGACTCGGCGCAGCCCGATGGCTATCAACGGCAATGGAAGATTGCTGTGGCAATCCCACCTGAAAAACATAGGGCCTATGCAGTACAATGGTTCGGCTTAGCGCTGACCTTAACAGCCCTATTTATTTGGATTAGCAGTCGAAAAATACACCGTGGATAA
- a CDS encoding twin transmembrane helix small protein: MIIGDCSWVDMCYWQAYLNRRECRFLFIIAAMLIKTLTIVAFLAIVISLGSALFHIVKHKEDSDSAKTAKALTMRIGLSLALFVLLFIAYATGMVQPHGIGARMHANQNPATATSNP; the protein is encoded by the coding sequence TTGATCATCGGTGACTGCTCCTGGGTGGATATGTGCTATTGGCAAGCGTACCTGAATCGCCGAGAATGCAGGTTTTTATTTATTATTGCCGCCATGCTCATCAAAACGCTCACTATCGTCGCATTCCTGGCCATCGTCATCAGCCTCGGGTCCGCGCTGTTTCATATTGTCAAACACAAGGAAGACAGCGATTCGGCCAAGACCGCCAAGGCTTTAACCATGCGTATCGGTCTCTCGCTGGCCTTATTCGTCCTACTGTTCATCGCGTACGCCACAGGCATGGTTCAACCCCACGGCATCGGTGCCCGCATGCATGCCAACCAAAATCCAGCAACTGCAACGTCAAACCCTTAA
- a CDS encoding cytochrome c oxidase subunit 3 — MSTHDSYYIPHKAVWPVLATGGLMMTLAGFANHLNGSSIGSGMMLTGFVIFLVMLGLWFALQSTESESGMYNHGVGISYRMGMMWFIFSEVMFFAVFFGALWYTRNLSVTWLGETGLPSGPGRSTHDTLWPAFQAVWPTNGPGKVGGDFEPMGAFGLPFLNTLLLLSSGVTCTWAHHGLLAKNRDQLIKGLIATVGLGFLFVACQATEYYEAYHEMGLTLGSGIYGSTFFMLTGFHGFHVCVGAIILSVVLFRSWKGHFTPENHFAFEAAAWYWHFVDVVWLGLFVFVYMM, encoded by the coding sequence ATGTCTACACACGATAGTTATTACATACCGCATAAAGCCGTGTGGCCGGTTTTGGCTACCGGCGGCTTGATGATGACCCTGGCGGGTTTCGCCAATCATTTGAATGGCTCATCAATCGGTTCCGGCATGATGCTGACCGGCTTCGTGATATTTCTGGTGATGCTGGGTCTGTGGTTTGCTTTACAGTCCACCGAGAGCGAATCCGGTATGTACAACCATGGCGTTGGTATTTCCTATCGGATGGGCATGATGTGGTTCATTTTTTCCGAGGTCATGTTCTTCGCCGTTTTCTTCGGCGCACTCTGGTATACGCGGAATTTGTCGGTGACTTGGCTGGGTGAAACCGGTTTGCCAAGCGGACCGGGCCGTTCGACACACGATACCTTATGGCCGGCGTTTCAAGCGGTTTGGCCGACTAACGGTCCTGGCAAGGTCGGCGGCGATTTCGAGCCGATGGGGGCTTTCGGTTTGCCGTTCCTCAATACCTTGTTGCTGCTGTCTAGTGGCGTGACTTGCACTTGGGCGCATCATGGCTTGCTAGCCAAAAATCGCGATCAACTGATCAAAGGTTTAATTGCTACCGTTGGATTGGGCTTTTTGTTCGTCGCTTGCCAAGCCACCGAATATTACGAGGCATACCATGAAATGGGTTTGACATTGGGTTCCGGTATTTACGGTTCAACCTTCTTCATGTTGACCGGTTTTCACGGTTTCCACGTTTGCGTCGGTGCGATTATTTTATCTGTAGTGCTGTTCAGAAGCTGGAAAGGTCATTTCACCCCGGAAAACCACTTTGCCTTTGAAGCAGCCGCGTGGTATTGGCATTTTGTCGACGTGGTCTGGTTGGGTCTGTTCGTGTTTGTTTATATGATGTAA
- a CDS encoding cytochrome c oxidase assembly protein, with product MSDDIGQKNIKLVRKLALVAIAMFGFGYALVPLYDVLCDLTGLNGKVEGQAIQETAYQVDKNREVTVEFLTSLNESTPMLFRSEVKSMKVHPGEYYTVNFYAKNTTNKPMIAQAIPSITPGLAAEFFKKTQCFCFTEQTFAANEEKTMPVRFVVEPKLPERYKTVTLAYTFFDNTNISKK from the coding sequence ATGAGCGACGATATTGGGCAAAAAAATATCAAGCTGGTCCGTAAGCTGGCGCTTGTCGCAATTGCCATGTTTGGTTTTGGTTATGCTCTGGTGCCGTTATACGATGTGCTTTGTGATTTAACCGGTTTGAACGGCAAGGTTGAAGGCCAAGCCATTCAGGAAACGGCGTACCAGGTGGATAAAAATAGGGAGGTGACTGTCGAGTTTCTCACGTCCTTAAATGAGTCAACTCCGATGTTGTTTCGCTCGGAAGTGAAAAGCATGAAGGTGCATCCCGGTGAATACTACACCGTTAATTTTTATGCCAAAAATACCACTAACAAGCCGATGATCGCCCAAGCCATACCCAGTATCACGCCGGGCTTGGCTGCGGAGTTTTTTAAAAAGACCCAGTGCTTTTGTTTTACCGAACAAACCTTTGCGGCAAACGAAGAAAAAACCATGCCGGTCCGTTTCGTTGTCGAACCGAAGTTGCCCGAACGCTATAAGACCGTCACGCTTGCATACACTTTTTTTGATAACACTAACATCAGTAAAAAATAG
- the ctaD gene encoding cytochrome c oxidase subunit I: MTAVVAEHDDHHDHHDHGPEKGVLRWIFTTNHKDIGTLYLVFGLAMFFVGGAMALVIRSELFEPGLQFVDPNFFNSMTTMHALVMVFGAVMPAFVGLANWMIPMMIGAPDMALPRMNNMSFWMLVAGVLLLASTLFMEGGAPSGGWTFYPPLVFQNGKSFPFAIFSVHLLGISSIMGAINVIATIFNMRAPGMTLMKMPLFVWTWLITAFLLIAIMPVFAGAVTMLLTDKFFDTSFFDAAGGGDPVLYQHIFWFFGHPEVYVMILPTFGVASTIIPVFARKPLFGYASMVYATGAIAFLSFIVWAHHMFTVGMPVAGELYFMYATMLIAIPTGVKVFNWTATMWKGSMTFETPMLFSIAFVVLFTMGGFTGLMMSVAPVDFQYHDTYFIVAHFHYTLVPASIFILMAAGYFWLPKWTGNMYNEKIGRLHFWLSAVSVNILFFPQHFLGLAGMPRRIPDYAIQFADWNMVSSIGAFIYGFSQLLFVYIVIDTIRGGTGEKVSDEVWEDASKHSLEWTVPSPAPYHTFSTPPASIPTEHF; the protein is encoded by the coding sequence ATGACTGCTGTCGTAGCTGAACATGATGATCATCACGATCACCACGATCACGGCCCTGAGAAGGGCGTTTTACGGTGGATATTTACCACCAACCACAAAGATATAGGCACCTTGTATCTGGTATTCGGTCTGGCAATGTTTTTTGTCGGTGGTGCCATGGCATTGGTTATACGCTCTGAATTATTCGAGCCTGGCCTGCAATTTGTCGATCCAAACTTCTTTAACTCCATGACCACCATGCATGCTTTGGTGATGGTGTTCGGCGCCGTCATGCCGGCGTTCGTTGGCTTGGCCAACTGGATGATTCCGATGATGATCGGTGCGCCGGATATGGCCTTGCCACGGATGAACAACATGAGCTTCTGGATGTTGGTGGCAGGCGTATTGTTGTTGGCCAGCACTTTGTTCATGGAAGGTGGCGCGCCATCGGGTGGTTGGACTTTTTATCCGCCCTTGGTTTTCCAAAACGGTAAATCCTTCCCGTTCGCTATTTTCTCTGTGCATTTGTTGGGTATCTCATCCATCATGGGTGCTATCAATGTGATCGCCACCATTTTTAATATGCGCGCGCCTGGCATGACCTTGATGAAAATGCCATTGTTCGTCTGGACTTGGTTGATCACCGCGTTCTTGTTGATTGCCATCATGCCGGTATTTGCCGGTGCGGTAACCATGTTGCTGACCGACAAATTCTTCGATACCAGCTTCTTCGATGCGGCCGGCGGTGGTGATCCAGTATTGTACCAACACATTTTCTGGTTCTTCGGTCACCCTGAAGTGTATGTCATGATTCTGCCGACTTTCGGTGTGGCGTCTACCATCATTCCGGTATTTGCCCGTAAGCCGCTGTTTGGTTATGCCTCCATGGTGTATGCGACTGGTGCGATTGCCTTCTTGTCTTTCATCGTTTGGGCTCACCACATGTTCACCGTGGGTATGCCTGTTGCTGGTGAGTTGTACTTTATGTACGCCACCATGCTGATTGCGATTCCGACTGGCGTAAAAGTGTTCAACTGGACCGCTACGATGTGGAAGGGCTCGATGACCTTCGAAACGCCGATGCTGTTTTCGATTGCGTTTGTCGTGCTGTTTACCATGGGTGGTTTCACAGGATTGATGATGTCGGTAGCGCCAGTGGATTTCCAATACCACGACACCTATTTCATCGTTGCTCACTTTCATTACACCTTGGTGCCGGCGTCTATTTTCATCCTGATGGCGGCAGGTTATTTCTGGTTGCCTAAATGGACCGGCAATATGTACAACGAGAAAATCGGCAGACTGCATTTTTGGCTGTCAGCCGTATCGGTAAACATCTTGTTCTTCCCGCAACATTTTCTGGGTTTGGCTGGCATGCCGCGTCGTATCCCCGATTACGCGATTCAATTTGCTGATTGGAATATGGTGTCCAGTATCGGCGCGTTCATCTACGGTTTTAGCCAATTGTTGTTCGTGTATATTGTCATCGACACTATTCGTGGTGGAACCGGCGAAAAAGTCAGTGACGAGGTATGGGAAGATGCCAGCAAACACAGTCTGGAATGGACCGTGCCTTCACCTGCGCCATATCACACCTTCAGCACACCGCCGGCTAGTATCCCTACCGAGCATTTTTAA